In Bacteroidales bacterium, the following proteins share a genomic window:
- a CDS encoding DUF6444 domain-containing protein, with translation MKIPKGYILVKEEDWRRMQQQVIDMQQLIVVLQNRIVELEQRLNKNSSNSHKSPSSDGFRKPIQNNREKSNKSQGAQPGHKGTTLTMVEDPDKIIFHPVGGKCDCC, from the coding sequence ATGAAAATACCCAAAGGATATATACTGGTAAAAGAGGAAGACTGGCGTAGAATGCAACAACAGGTCATTGATATGCAACAATTGATAGTGGTACTACAAAATCGGATAGTTGAGTTAGAACAACGATTGAATAAAAACAGCAGCAACAGTCACAAGTCACCTTCAAGTGACGGATTTCGCAAGCCAATTCAGAATAATCGTGAGAAGAGCAATAAAAGTCAAGGCGCACAGCCTGGGCATAAGGGAACAACATTGACAATGGTAGAAGATCCTGATAAGATTATCTTTCATCCTGTGGGAGGGAAATGTGACTGTTGTG